In Oreochromis aureus strain Israel breed Guangdong linkage group 20, ZZ_aureus, whole genome shotgun sequence, the following are encoded in one genomic region:
- the gp9 gene encoding glycoprotein IX (platelet), which produces MMTFKDDWHSGRKIFSLSLVFFHLLVTHSIIEPCHCSTLGPAGLVVNCSSLNLVEVPNLPSDTTELHLQNNRLTSVSPGLFDRFTGLNKVSLSKNPFHCDCQIHYLRNWLLKNRAIVLKEPLCVTPSSVANKAITELSDDYFSHCAVANCTNGIYNIIIGVALCCLIILLLWSLSLARNSNFTLDIDERHSGFEADSLRSLKPKHRKRLHTGLSEVSVDSESLGDTEDLERPLLNMELLPQVLDALHKKHNIKIKAT; this is translated from the exons ATGATGACATTTAAAGATGACTGGCACTCTGGAAG GAAGATCTTCAGTTTGAGCTTAGTGTTCTTCCACCTCCTGGTAACACACAGTATCATTGAGCCTTGCCACTGTTCAACCCTCGGGCCTGCTGGACTGGTAGTTAACTGCAGCTCTTTAAACCTTGTGGAGGTGCCTAATCTGCCCTCCGACACCACAGAGCTCCATTTGCAGAACAACCGGCTCACCTCGGTGTCTCCAGGCCTGTTTGACAGATTTACTGGGCTGAACAAGGTTTCCCTGTCCAAGAACCCTTTCCACTGTGATTGTCAAATTCACTACCTGAGGAACTGGTTGCTGAAGAACAGGGCTATTGTTTTAAAGGAGCCACTTTGCGTCACTCCAAGCTCTGTGGCTAACAAAGCCATCACTGAACTTAGTGACGACTACTTTTCTCACTGCGCTGTTGCAAACTGCACTAATGGGATATACAACATCATAATAGGAGTAGCGCTATGCTGCCTCATTATTCTGCTGCTGTGGAGCTTGAGTCTGGCCAGAAATTCCAATTTCACTCTGGATATAGATGAGAGACACTCAGGATTCGAGGCCGACTCCCTACGTTCACTGAAGCCCAAACACAGGAAGAGACTGCACACTGGACTATCAGAGGTCAGTGTCGACTCAGAGTCTCTCGGTGATACGGAGGATCTAGAAAGGCCGCTTCTCAACATGGAGTTACTGCCACAAGTTTTGG